The proteins below are encoded in one region of Rhodothermales bacterium:
- a CDS encoding family 16 glycosylhydrolase: MRYLPALLVISMILVSCSPGSTGLNDQPNEGWQTDFFDDFDTFDTANWQDQILWVNNEDQCYVRDGEYGTREVGDGTIKLKVISLGEPIECDNIDKWGNKHPDTRYVAGRIASKNRKEFVKGRWTARLKTWGNGQPGMFPAWWLLGARNNEPPVEEEDENICWPMTGSGEIDIFEHHGNGGADHYTARTIKSLGRCESLNPDGSVEGAGDWWTYQIGLTATLDEYHEYSVEWAGDTLIYRLDGVEAARQDSLGANYPEPMFAILNYAKINDAPMDGEWVMEVDWVKHEVWQESAPR, translated from the coding sequence ATGAGATACTTGCCAGCTCTTCTTGTTATCTCGATGATTCTTGTGTCCTGTAGCCCGGGCAGTACCGGCCTGAACGACCAACCGAATGAGGGCTGGCAAACGGATTTCTTCGACGACTTTGACACATTCGACACCGCCAACTGGCAGGATCAGATCCTGTGGGTCAACAACGAGGATCAGTGCTACGTCCGCGATGGCGAGTACGGCACGAGGGAGGTCGGCGACGGGACAATCAAGCTCAAGGTGATCAGTCTCGGTGAGCCGATCGAGTGCGACAACATCGACAAGTGGGGCAACAAGCATCCCGACACTCGCTACGTGGCCGGCCGGATTGCATCCAAGAACCGGAAGGAGTTTGTCAAAGGCCGGTGGACCGCAAGACTGAAGACTTGGGGCAACGGCCAGCCGGGCATGTTTCCGGCATGGTGGCTGCTCGGGGCTCGCAACAATGAACCACCGGTGGAGGAGGAGGACGAAAACATATGCTGGCCCATGACAGGGTCGGGCGAGATCGACATCTTCGAGCATCATGGGAATGGGGGCGCCGACCACTATACGGCCCGCACAATCAAGAGCCTGGGGAGGTGCGAATCACTGAATCCGGACGGTTCGGTAGAAGGCGCCGGCGATTGGTGGACGTACCAGATCGGTTTGACGGCCACACTGGATGAGTACCATGAATACTCCGTCGAATGGGCCGGCGACACCCTGATCTATCGTCTGGACGGGGTTGAGGCTGCCCGGCAGGACAGTCTTGGCGCCAACTATCCGGAGCCCATGTTCGCGATCTTGAACTATGCGAAGATCAATGACGCGCCGATGGACGGCGAATGGGTGATGGAGGTCGACTGGGTGAAGCACGAGGTGTGGCAGGAATCAGCGCCGCGTTAG